A genomic region of Bdellovibrionales bacterium contains the following coding sequences:
- a CDS encoding 2-amino-4-hydroxy-6-hydroxymethyldihydropteridine diphosphokinase, with the protein MIEEIHTALIGIRVFSSEGSLLMQKIVVELRTEAEVLSSSSIYRVSGEINHPEHIHELKRVEKFDGLAAVLMASTTQDPMAVLNFLRKIEIKYRSEVLRRSVSLNLLAFDDEAVMTPELTLPHPELHRRPEFILLSAEVWGDYFHPVLKENLYTLTRKFHDEQWGRFYAQGKTLLDF; encoded by the coding sequence ATGATTGAGGAAATTCATACGGCCTTGATAGGGATTAGAGTGTTTTCCTCTGAGGGTTCCCTTTTGATGCAGAAAATTGTCGTGGAGTTAAGGACTGAGGCCGAGGTTTTGTCGTCTTCTTCAATCTACAGAGTTTCAGGCGAAATCAATCACCCTGAACATATCCATGAACTGAAGCGAGTTGAAAAATTTGATGGATTGGCCGCTGTTCTAATGGCCTCTACGACGCAGGATCCTATGGCTGTGCTGAACTTTTTGCGGAAAATTGAAATCAAATACCGAAGTGAGGTTTTGCGGCGAAGTGTGAGTCTAAACTTGCTGGCTTTTGATGATGAGGCTGTTATGACTCCTGAGCTCACTTTGCCTCATCCCGAACTTCATCGGCGCCCAGAATTCATTTTGCTATCAGCTGAGGTTTGGGGAGACTACTTTCATCCCGTTTTGAAGGAAAACCTCTACACTTTAACGCGAAAGTTTCATGACGAGCAATGGGGCAGGTTTTACGCGCAAGGGAAAACCCTTCTTGATTTTTGA
- a CDS encoding DNA translocase FtsK, producing MNHLFKKFRGDILGLVWLAAGVFVALALMSYHPMDPSFNSTGSVHKVANYCGYFGSFMSDIFYQCLGASAWLIVISFFRISWICFLNRETKFNGSRWVWSILLFATSCSLIGLYFPNTRMFAQQIPAAGLVGMMVSKGLVRMFNFAGVAVILWTATAVLLIFYSEQTLKDLLFLPSAFLKLIATKSRKKLRGLLSLKFLPSLRDSHTGEPVGANIFLKGEKEAPEGRVRSLFAIRNESGKFAAPLPQKSPVKLFVTEASKKVDNSLFSAKLGENQTEEPALSGFLVNRTTNVAKRHNGGVSKRTIERVENWSLPKLSILADPPPGRNQLDEKEVKIKAKILIDKLGQFSIRGNVVGIKPGPAITMFEFKPAADVKISKITDLADDLSLALSSESVRIIAPIPGRDVVGIETSNPHRETVFLKDILMQEEFWDEEMKLPIALGRQADGEPKVVDLRKMPHMLVAGSTGSGKSVFVVGFLAGLLFRHSPKTLRLILVDPKQVDLAAFSHCPHLIMPPIREPQKAVGALKWAIREMEKRYRSMSKFGARGLEAFNEIVSKLSVPELAQHEKFHSELSGAARLDDYYYEVQPYLVIVVEEFGDLMAVDKSNVENSVVRLAQMARACGIHLILAMQSPRRDVVTGLIKTNIPGRVSFKVASKMDSRIILDESGAERLLTRGDMLYLAPGVAKPERHHGAYVSEAELSQLTEHWATQSEPVFDPLAMKILEGNGGGYDLSDEFDGNQSADSDFDERYDEILAYVAGLKEISASLIQRRFRIGYPRAARLIEMFEAEGVIGPSSGSKPRQVLVGPTA from the coding sequence ATGAATCATTTATTTAAGAAATTTAGGGGTGATATTCTGGGACTCGTGTGGTTGGCGGCCGGCGTGTTTGTGGCCCTTGCATTGATGAGCTATCACCCCATGGATCCCTCATTTAACTCAACTGGGAGCGTTCATAAGGTAGCTAATTATTGCGGCTACTTTGGATCTTTCATGTCTGATATTTTTTATCAATGTTTGGGAGCCTCCGCTTGGCTTATCGTGATCTCCTTTTTTCGAATTTCATGGATTTGCTTCTTAAACCGAGAGACCAAATTTAATGGCAGCCGCTGGGTTTGGTCGATCCTTCTGTTTGCTACAAGTTGCTCTTTGATAGGGCTCTATTTTCCTAATACAAGAATGTTTGCGCAACAGATTCCCGCGGCTGGCTTGGTGGGAATGATGGTTTCAAAAGGCCTGGTCAGGATGTTCAACTTTGCCGGAGTGGCAGTCATTTTATGGACAGCAACCGCCGTTTTATTGATTTTCTATTCCGAACAAACATTGAAGGATTTGCTTTTTCTTCCATCGGCCTTTCTCAAGCTTATTGCCACGAAATCAAGGAAGAAACTAAGGGGCTTACTGAGTTTGAAATTCCTGCCCTCGCTTCGTGATTCTCATACTGGAGAGCCAGTAGGTGCCAACATATTTTTAAAGGGAGAAAAAGAAGCCCCTGAAGGAAGGGTAAGATCGCTCTTTGCAATAAGAAATGAGAGCGGAAAATTTGCAGCGCCTTTGCCTCAGAAATCACCCGTGAAATTATTTGTAACCGAAGCCTCAAAAAAAGTTGATAACTCCCTTTTTTCCGCAAAACTGGGTGAAAACCAGACGGAAGAACCTGCACTGTCTGGCTTTTTGGTCAACAGAACAACAAATGTGGCAAAGAGACACAATGGTGGTGTTTCCAAAAGAACCATTGAACGAGTTGAGAATTGGTCTCTTCCGAAGTTGTCGATACTGGCAGATCCACCTCCCGGAAGAAATCAATTGGATGAAAAAGAAGTCAAAATCAAAGCAAAAATATTGATTGATAAGCTTGGGCAATTTTCAATACGCGGAAACGTCGTTGGAATCAAACCGGGTCCCGCCATTACAATGTTTGAATTTAAGCCCGCTGCCGACGTCAAAATCAGCAAAATAACTGATTTGGCGGACGATTTATCCTTGGCGTTAAGCAGTGAATCGGTCCGCATCATTGCTCCAATACCAGGTCGGGACGTTGTTGGAATTGAAACATCGAATCCTCATCGTGAAACAGTGTTTCTCAAGGATATTTTGATGCAAGAGGAGTTTTGGGATGAAGAAATGAAATTGCCGATCGCTCTGGGTCGCCAGGCCGACGGTGAACCAAAGGTAGTGGATCTTAGAAAAATGCCTCACATGCTTGTGGCCGGCTCGACGGGCTCTGGGAAGTCAGTGTTTGTGGTAGGGTTCTTGGCGGGTCTCTTGTTTCGTCATTCACCTAAAACACTGCGACTCATTTTAGTTGATCCAAAGCAAGTGGATCTGGCTGCTTTTAGCCACTGCCCTCACCTCATCATGCCTCCCATCCGAGAGCCTCAAAAAGCCGTGGGAGCTCTTAAGTGGGCTATTCGAGAAATGGAAAAAAGATATCGGTCAATGTCAAAGTTTGGCGCTCGAGGTCTTGAGGCGTTTAATGAGATTGTGAGCAAATTGAGTGTGCCAGAGTTAGCGCAACATGAGAAATTTCATTCGGAATTAAGCGGGGCAGCCAGGCTCGATGATTACTATTATGAAGTTCAGCCCTATCTCGTCATTGTCGTGGAGGAATTTGGAGACTTAATGGCCGTTGATAAATCCAATGTCGAGAATTCGGTTGTGCGATTGGCTCAAATGGCTCGGGCTTGCGGTATTCATCTTATTCTGGCCATGCAGAGTCCTCGTCGTGATGTTGTAACCGGATTGATAAAAACAAATATTCCGGGCAGGGTGAGCTTCAAAGTTGCAAGTAAGATGGATTCTCGAATTATTCTCGATGAAAGCGGTGCGGAAAGGCTTCTTACAAGAGGAGACATGCTCTATTTAGCGCCTGGAGTAGCAAAACCCGAGCGTCATCATGGTGCCTACGTCAGTGAGGCTGAATTGAGTCAGCTCACAGAACATTGGGCCACTCAGAGTGAGCCCGTATTTGATCCGTTAGCGATGAAAATTCTTGAGGGCAATGGTGGTGGATACGATTTATCTGACGAGTTCGATGGCAATCAAAGTGCGGACTCCGACTTTGATGAACGCTATGATGAAATTTTGGCGTATGTTGCAGGATTAAAAGAAATCAGTGCCTCTCTCATCCAACGAAGATTTAGAATTGGCTATCCACGTGCGGCGCGCCTGATTGAAATGTTCGAGGCCGAGGGAGTTATAGGGCCTTCGAGTGGCAGCAAGCCGCGTCAAGTTCTAGTTGGCCCCACAGCTTGA
- a CDS encoding tetratricopeptide repeat protein encodes MMTRVFIFFLTARLIWLAVFISINMTAIALNVGENLSVKQIIDQSRAMSLRGERFQAQNQLILALNNPRTSMRERTTVKVALNELSRQFFSDKALAIFELGESNLYAKRSREALERYREAQDLEPENTAIFSARVRALLAQGDCAEAEKFAAQSIALQPYDEMLKLVQLRSQICTGQSTLFQKRWDSELGELDKNYGQAVAWFRILAAHHRSKPSIKALRQISVEHSDFPEPHYYLFLQATDPDEKRARGQEYVSLCKKCDHLVRRRYIYEPQICEHVQTVEDILAKGDPNR; translated from the coding sequence ATGATGACTAGAGTTTTTATTTTTTTTTTGACGGCGAGGCTCATTTGGCTCGCCGTTTTCATTTCAATTAACATGACCGCGATCGCTCTTAACGTCGGAGAAAATCTCTCAGTAAAGCAAATAATTGATCAAAGTCGCGCAATGTCCCTTCGTGGAGAACGTTTTCAAGCCCAGAACCAGCTTATTCTTGCGCTCAATAATCCAAGGACTTCGATGAGAGAGAGGACAACTGTCAAAGTTGCTTTAAATGAGCTTTCAAGGCAGTTCTTCAGCGACAAGGCCCTGGCAATTTTTGAATTGGGAGAATCCAATCTCTATGCCAAAAGGAGTAGAGAAGCTTTGGAAAGATATCGAGAAGCACAGGACCTGGAGCCGGAAAATACAGCTATTTTTTCAGCGAGGGTAAGAGCTCTTTTGGCACAAGGAGATTGTGCAGAAGCCGAGAAATTTGCAGCACAGTCAATCGCTCTGCAGCCTTATGATGAGATGCTGAAACTCGTTCAGTTGAGATCACAGATTTGCACGGGGCAGAGCACGCTGTTCCAAAAAAGATGGGATTCGGAACTTGGTGAATTGGATAAAAATTATGGGCAAGCTGTCGCGTGGTTTAGGATTTTGGCCGCACACCATAGATCAAAGCCTTCGATTAAAGCCTTGCGCCAGATATCTGTGGAACATTCCGACTTTCCCGAGCCACATTACTATCTGTTTCTACAAGCAACAGATCCTGATGAGAAGAGGGCGCGAGGGCAAGAGTATGTGAGTTTATGTAAAAAGTGTGACCATTTGGTGCGACGACGATATATCTATGAGCCTCAAATCTGTGAGCATGTTCAGACGGTAGAGGATATTCTTGCCAAGGGAGACCCGAATAGATGA
- the fsa gene encoding fructose-6-phosphate aldolase: MKFFIDTAMIDEIREANKRGLVDGVTTNPTLVAKTGKPHSVVIKEICQEVDGLVSAEVLSLEANEMYREGVELAKIHDNVVVKVPMCDEGLIAVRRFAAEGIKTNVTLVFSPLQALLVAKAGATLVSPFVGRLDDVSQDGMDLIGQMRQIFQNYSFDTQILVASIRHPIHIFESAMIGADIVTVPFKVIQQLTKHPLTDKGIEQFLKDAKGIA; this comes from the coding sequence ATGAAATTTTTTATTGATACTGCAATGATCGATGAAATTCGAGAGGCGAATAAGCGTGGTCTCGTTGATGGAGTCACGACAAATCCCACTTTGGTCGCAAAGACCGGAAAACCACACAGTGTGGTTATCAAGGAGATATGTCAGGAGGTCGACGGTTTGGTGTCGGCGGAGGTTCTTTCTCTCGAGGCAAATGAGATGTACAGAGAAGGAGTCGAGTTGGCCAAGATTCATGACAATGTCGTTGTGAAAGTGCCAATGTGCGATGAAGGATTGATTGCAGTTAGACGCTTCGCGGCGGAAGGAATTAAAACAAATGTTACTTTGGTCTTTTCGCCCTTGCAAGCTCTGCTTGTGGCTAAAGCGGGGGCAACTTTGGTTTCTCCGTTCGTGGGTAGACTTGATGATGTCAGCCAGGATGGAATGGATCTGATTGGCCAGATGAGGCAAATCTTTCAGAACTACAGTTTTGATACCCAGATATTAGTGGCTAGCATACGTCATCCAATTCATATTTTTGAATCAGCGATGATCGGTGCTGATATTGTGACAGTGCCCTTCAAGGTTATCCAACAACTGACGAAACATCCGCTTACGGACAAGGGAATTGAGCAGTTTTTGAAGGATGCGAAAGGTATAGCGTAA